One part of the Sciurus carolinensis chromosome 6, mSciCar1.2, whole genome shotgun sequence genome encodes these proteins:
- the LOC124986410 gene encoding olfactory receptor 56-like, with amino-acid sequence MAWAGNQTLISHFILLGLFTHTPLHLFLFSIIMIMFLVALSGNGLMILLINVDSSLHSPMYFFLSWLSLMDLMLISTIVPRMAADFLLGGGSISFTGCGLQILFFLTLLGDECFLLAFMAYDRYVAISNPLRYSVVMSRRICWLMVAWSWLFGLVDGLIQAVFTLHFPYCGSQEIDHFFCEIPSVLKLACADTSLYETMIYVCCVLMLLLPFSVISASYLRILVAVLRMRSVEGRQKAFATCSSHMMVVSLFYGAAMITYMRPQAYHSSKQDKVVSAFYTMITPMLNPLIYSLRNKEVARALRKLLGRCPCGGGH; translated from the coding sequence ATGGCCTGGGCGGGAAACCAGACTCTCATCTCCCACTTCATCCTCCTGGGCCTCTTCACCCACACGCCATTacacctcttcctcttctccatcaTCATGATCATGTTTCTGGTGGCCCTCTCTGGCAACGGGCTCATGATCCTCCTCATCAATGTGGACTCCAGCCTCCACagtcccatgtacttcttcctcagctgGCTGTCGCTCATGGACCTCATGCTCATTTCCACCATTGTGCCACGGATGGCCGCTGACTTCCTGCTGGGCGGTGGTTCCATCTCCTTTACAGGCTGCGGACTCCAGATCCTCTTCTTCCTCACCCTCCTGGGGGATGAATGCTTCCTGCTGGCCTTCATGGCCTacgaccgctatgtggccatcagCAACCCACTGAGGTACTCGGTGGTTATGAGCCGCCGCATCTGCTGGCTCATGGTGGCATGGTCCTGGCTCTTTGGACTGGTGGATGGGCTGATCCAGGCTGTCTTCACACTGCACTTTCCCTACTGTGGTTCCCAGGAGATCGACCACTTTTTCTGTGAGATCCCCTCAGTGCTCAAGCTGGCCTGTGCTGACACCTCCCTCTATGAGACCATGATCTACGTCTGCTGTGTCCTCATGCTGCTCCTGCCTTTCTCTGTCATCTCTGCCTCCTACCTGCGGATCCTGGTGGCAGTGCTCCGCATGCGCTCTGTGGAAGGCCGGCAGAAGGCCTTTGCTACCTGCTCCTCCCATATGATGGTTGTCTCCCTCTTCTATGGGGCAGCCATGATCACCTACATGCGACCCCAGGCCTACCACTCCTCCAAGCAGGACAAGGTGGTCTCTGCCTTCTACACCATGATCACCCCCATGCTCAATCCTCTCATCTATAGTCTGAGGAACAAGGAAGTGGCCAGGGCTTTGAGGAAACTCCTGGGAAGGTGTCCCTGTGGTGGAGGACACTAA